The DNA region TTCCGCCGTGGGACCTTTCTCGCCATCGACCAGACGAAAGCTGACTTCCTGGCCGGGCACCAGGACCTTGCGCCCCTTGGCCCGGATCTGGGAAAAGTGGACGAAGATGTCCACATCGCTTCCCAGGGTGGTGATGAAGCCATACCCGTGGCGCTCATCGAAGAATTTCACCGTTCCCAGCATCTGTACGCGTTCTCCATTGGGCGGTCAGGTCTGCATGACTCCGCTGCGGAAGGGCGGAATCTCCGGATTGTGGCTGGCCACCGACAGGGCCAGATCCACGCGGGAACGGATCTCGCGGGGGTCGAGGATTTCGTCGACCCAGAGCCGGGAGGCGGCGTACACGGGGTCCATCTCGCGCTCGTACTTGTCCTGGATTTCCTTGAGCAGGGCGGCTTTCTCGGCCTCGCCGATCAGTTGCCCCTTCTTCTTCAGCTGCCCCACCCGGATGTCCAGCAGGACCTGGGCCGCCTGTTGCCCTCCCATCACGGCCAGGCGCGAGGCGGGCAGCGAATAGATGAAGCGCGGATCATAGGCCTTGCCACAGAGCGCATAGTTGCCCGCGCCGAAACTGTTCCCGAGGATGATGGTGATCTTGGGCACCACCGAATTGGCCACCGCGTTGACCAGCTTGGCTCCGTCCTTGATGATGCCACCATGTTCGGCCTTGCTGCCCACCATGAAGCCCGTGACATCCTGGAGGAAGAGCAGGGGGATCCGGCGCTGGTTGCAGTTCATGATGAAGCGGGCGGCCTTGTCGGCGCTGTCGCTGTAGATCACGCCGCCCACCTGCAGCTCGCCCTTGCCCGAACGGACCACGGCGCGCTGGTTGCAGACCACGCCCACCGTCCAGCCCCGGACCCTGCCCGTGCCGCAGAGCAGCGTGCCGCCGTACTCGGGTTTGTACTCCAGCCACTCGCTGTCGTCCAGCAGGCGGGCCAGGATTTCCTTCATGTCGTAGGGGCGCGCCATGTCCATGGGAAGCAGGTCCAGCAGCTCATCGCTCGCGAAGCGCGGTTCGCGGCTCTCGCCGCGCTCGAAGACCCGGTGCTTGCCCGAAGGCATCTGGGAAAAGATCTCGCGGATGCGCTCGAGGCACTCGGCGTCGTTCTCGGCGGCATAGTCGGTGACTCCGCTCACGCTGCTGTGCACCTCGGCTCCGCCCAGGTCCTGATTGTCGATCACCTCGCCGATGGCGGCCCGCACCAGATGGCTGCCCGCCAGAAAGACACTTCCGCTGCCCTTGACGATCAGCGCTTCGTCGCTCATGATGGGCAGGTAGGCCCCACCGGCCACGCAGGGTCCCATGATCGCGGCGATCTGGGGAATGCCCATGGCGCTCATCACCGCGTTGTTGCGGAAGATGCGCCCGAAATGCTCGCGGTCGGGAAAGATCTCGTCCTGGCGTGGCAGAAAGACCCCCGCGCTGTCCACCAGATAGACGATGGGCAGCCGGTTCTCCATGCAGATTTCCTGGGCGCGCAGATTCTTCTTGGCGGTGATGGGAAACCAGGCCCCGGCCTTGACCGTGGCATCGTTGGCCAGCACCATCACCTCGCGGCCATGAATCCTGCCGATGCCCATCACGGTGCCCGCGCCGGGCACGCCGCCTTCCTCCTCGTACATGCCTTCGCCGGCGAAACTGGCCAGCTCGTGAAAACTGTCGGGGTCCAGCAGGGCCATCACGCGCTCACGCGCCGTCAGTTTTCCCTGCTTGTGCTGTCGGGCAATGGCCGCCTCGCCTCCGCCGAGGGCAATGCGGGCCCGCAGCTCATTCACGCGCGCCAGGCAGGACTCCTGGTACTCGCGTTGTCCGGAGGGACGTTTCAGCTCGGTGAGGGGAGTTCCCAGACGATCCATGGGGCAGGGTTCCGCTTGTGTGACAGGTGCCCGTGGATCGTGCGCCACGGGCCGGCTTCGAATGTATGGATGATCGGCCAAAGCCCCAACGGACTGAAGCCGATCCGGGGCCGGCGCCCGTTCGGTCCACGGGGAAACTCGCCCCGGCAGTGGGCAGTGCAGCCCGCCAATCCCTAAGTTGCGCGCTTTGTCAGTCCCGGAGATCCATCATGCTCAAACTGTTGCTTGCCCTGCTGGCGCTGGGAATCGGCGCAGGTCTGTTCCTGGTCGAGTTGCTGCGCCGCCTGAATGCTGTCTCACAGGTCAGCCCGGGCTGGCCCGAACCCAGTCTGGCGCGCCTGAAGCGCTTCGTGGGCGAAGTTCTCTTCCAGCGCAAGATCATCCGGCACCGCCCGCTTGCCGGTTGGGCCCACGCTCTGGTGTTCTGGGCCTTTCTGGCCTTCGCGCTGGAGACCCTGAATCATCTCAGCCAGGCCCTGCCTTTCCTGCCCTACGGCTTTCTGCCGCGGCATGGCTGGTTTCACACGATCTTCCAGGGCATCGTCGGGGCCTTCGCCTGGGCCGCGCTGGGCGGGATCCTCTATCTGTTCGTGCGCCGCTTCATCCTGCGCCCCGCCCCCCTGGGCAAGAAGCTCTCGTGGGAGAGCGGCGTGGTGGCCTTCTTCATCGCCACCCTGATGGTGACCTACCTGCTCAAGTATCACGACCCCGGACTCTACGGAGTCGGCACCCAGGCCGGCCCCACGGTCTGGTGGATCCATACCCTGACCCTGTGTGCCTTCATGGCGCTGATTCCGCGCTCCAAGCACCTGCATCTGGTGCTGGGGCCCCTGGGCGTGTACATGCGCAACGAGACCATGGGACACATGCAGCCCCTGGATTTCGAGAACGAGGAAACCGGCGCACACCTGCTGAGCGACCTGGCCCGCAAGGACGCCCTGGCCGCTTTCGCCTGTGTGGAATGCGGACGCTGCATGGAGCACTGCCCGGCCACCCAGACCGGCAAGGCGCTGGACCCCAAGCAGCTGGTGCTGCGCGTGCGCGGAGGCCTGCTGGACGAGGCCACCCAGGCGGCCGTGAGTGACACGGTGATTCCCCAGGACTGGCTCTGGCAGTGCACCACCTGCGGCTCCTGCGCCCTGCAGTGCCCCACGGGCAACGACCAGCCGCTGTTGATTCAGGAGCTGCGCCGCGGTCTGGTGAGCGAAGGCGAATTCCCCGCCACCTTCCGCACCTTCTTCGACAATCTCGAACGCAGCGGCAATCCCTGGCGCTACCAGAGTGCCGAGGCGGTCAAGTTCATCCGCGAGCTGGATCTGCCCATGGCCGACGGCAGCCAGAAAGTGCTCTACTGGATGGGCTGCATGGCGCGCTACGATGAGTCCTACCGGAAAGTTGCGCTGGACTTCGTCAGGATCCTGCGCGCCGCCGGGGTGGACTTCGGTGTGCTGGTCAATGAGAAGTGCACGGGCGACGCCGCCCGGCGCGCGGGCAACGAGATGGCCTTCCAGGAACTGGCCATGGAGAATGCGGCGCTGATCAATGAGATCGGCCCCTCGACCATCGTCAGCACCTGCCCCCATTGCATCAAGACCCTGGAAGAGTACAAGGATCTGGCGCCCGAGCTGCGGCTGGGCGCCGTGCCCATCGTGCATCACAGCGCCTTCATCAAGGACCTTGTGCAGCACGGCCACATCGAGCTGAAACCCGACGCCCAGTTCGACGGCGCCGCGGTGACCTACCACGACGCCTGTTACCTGAGCCGCTACATCGGCCAGGAAGTGATCGACGCCCCGCGCGACCTGCTGCGCTTCTCGGGAGCCGCGGTGGTGGAACCCGAGCGCCACGGCGACCGCAGTTTCTGTTGCGGCGCCGGCGGGGCCATGCTCTTCGCCGAGGAAACCGAAGGCACCCGCATCAATCACGCCCGCACCGACGAACTGCTGGCCACGGGCGCCAAGACCGTCTGCACCGCCTGCCCCTTCTGCCGCACGATGATCTCCGACGGAGTCAAGGACAAGGGCCGCCAGGAAGAGATCGAAGTGCTCGACCTGGCCCAGCTGGTGGCGCGCAGCATGGTGCAGCCCGGCAGCCATTGACGGCTGGCGAGATGTCGCACGATGCAAGGGCGCCGGTTCCGCGAGGAACCGGCGCCCTTTCGTTTACGATCGCGGCTGGCCGCCCGGGAGATCTCCCCTCAGGGCAGCGTGCGGCAGACACGGAATCCGGCCGTTCTCATCTCCGACCCGAGCAGCGGGACCGTGGTGGCCCGGGTCGCGCGCAAGGCCGCCGCATTGGAGGCGTGGTCTCCTCCGCGGATCTCGCTGGTGACCTGGACTTCCGCGCCGCTGTGATCGCTGGAGTACGCATTGACCCATTCCCAGGCATTGCCGGCAAGATTGAGCAGACCCAGGGATGAGGCCCCGTCGAAATGTGTCCACACGGGTTGGGTCCAGCCGGTGCAGGGCTCGCCCGGGGAATATTCGGCCAGCTGGCAGTCGGGCGGCTGGTCGCCCCAGGGATACTCACGGCCGTCGTCGTAGCGGGCGGCATACTCCCACTCCATGGGCAGAGGCAGGCGGTAGCCCGCTGCGCTCGTTCCGGTCCGCAGCCAGTCGCCATTGCCGTAGGCCGGCAGGCCTTCCCGCATGCTGAGCCAGTCGGCGAAGCAGACCGCCCCGAACCAGGTCGCATGTACCACAGGGTGGTCCGCGGGGTCGTATCCGTGGGCAAAGGCGACTCCGGGGCCATGGGC from Candidatus Delongbacteria bacterium includes:
- a CDS encoding cold shock domain-containing protein, producing MLGTVKFFDERHGYGFITTLGSDVDIFVHFSQIRAKGRKVLVPGQEVSFRLVDGEKGPTAEGVTVIDDLG
- a CDS encoding acyl-CoA carboxylase subunit beta; amino-acid sequence: MDRLGTPLTELKRPSGQREYQESCLARVNELRARIALGGGEAAIARQHKQGKLTARERVMALLDPDSFHELASFAGEGMYEEEGGVPGAGTVMGIGRIHGREVMVLANDATVKAGAWFPITAKKNLRAQEICMENRLPIVYLVDSAGVFLPRQDEIFPDREHFGRIFRNNAVMSAMGIPQIAAIMGPCVAGGAYLPIMSDEALIVKGSGSVFLAGSHLVRAAIGEVIDNQDLGGAEVHSSVSGVTDYAAENDAECLERIREIFSQMPSGKHRVFERGESREPRFASDELLDLLPMDMARPYDMKEILARLLDDSEWLEYKPEYGGTLLCGTGRVRGWTVGVVCNQRAVVRSGKGELQVGGVIYSDSADKAARFIMNCNQRRIPLLFLQDVTGFMVGSKAEHGGIIKDGAKLVNAVANSVVPKITIILGNSFGAGNYALCGKAYDPRFIYSLPASRLAVMGGQQAAQVLLDIRVGQLKKKGQLIGEAEKAALLKEIQDKYEREMDPVYAASRLWVDEILDPREIRSRVDLALSVASHNPEIPPFRSGVMQT
- a CDS encoding (Fe-S)-binding protein; this encodes MLKLLLALLALGIGAGLFLVELLRRLNAVSQVSPGWPEPSLARLKRFVGEVLFQRKIIRHRPLAGWAHALVFWAFLAFALETLNHLSQALPFLPYGFLPRHGWFHTIFQGIVGAFAWAALGGILYLFVRRFILRPAPLGKKLSWESGVVAFFIATLMVTYLLKYHDPGLYGVGTQAGPTVWWIHTLTLCAFMALIPRSKHLHLVLGPLGVYMRNETMGHMQPLDFENEETGAHLLSDLARKDALAAFACVECGRCMEHCPATQTGKALDPKQLVLRVRGGLLDEATQAAVSDTVIPQDWLWQCTTCGSCALQCPTGNDQPLLIQELRRGLVSEGEFPATFRTFFDNLERSGNPWRYQSAEAVKFIRELDLPMADGSQKVLYWMGCMARYDESYRKVALDFVRILRAAGVDFGVLVNEKCTGDAARRAGNEMAFQELAMENAALINEIGPSTIVSTCPHCIKTLEEYKDLAPELRLGAVPIVHHSAFIKDLVQHGHIELKPDAQFDGAAVTYHDACYLSRYIGQEVIDAPRDLLRFSGAAVVEPERHGDRSFCCGAGGAMLFAEETEGTRINHARTDELLATGAKTVCTACPFCRTMISDGVKDKGRQEEIEVLDLAQLVARSMVQPGSH